In Corythoichthys intestinalis isolate RoL2023-P3 chromosome 4, ASM3026506v1, whole genome shotgun sequence, a genomic segment contains:
- the stmn2a gene encoding stathmin-2a: MAKTATAYKEKMKELSVLSLICSCFYPEARNKILNELEADIEVKPINKRASGQAFEVILKPVSPVSDVVHNLASPPKRDISLDDIEKKLEAAEERRKYQETQVLRALAEKREHERDVLFKALEENNNFSKMAEEKLQMKMEQIKENRDAHLAAMMERLQERERHAELVRRNKEMREELTA, translated from the exons CATACAAGGAGAAGATGAAGGAGCTCTCCGTCCTCTCGCTCATCTGCTCATGCTTTTACCCGGAAGCACGCAACAAGATCCTGAATGAGTTGGAAG CGGACATCGAGGTGAAGCCGATAAACAAGCGAGCCTCCGGGCAAGCGTTTGAAGTGATTCTCAAGCCGGTGTCTCCAGTGTCAGATGTCGTCCACAACCTGGCTTCTCCACCCAAACGGGACATCTCCTTGGACGACATCGAGAAGAAACTGGAGGCGGCCGAAGAGCGGAGAAAG taCCAAGAAACACAGGTGCTGAGGGCTTTGGCAGAAAAGCGAGAGCATGAGAGGGACGTGCTGTTCAAAGCCCTGGAGGAGAACAACAACTTCAGCAAGATGGCAGAGGAGAAGCTCCAGATGAAGATGGAGCAGATCAAGGAGAACCGTGACGCTCATCTGGCAGCCATGATGGAGCGTCTACAAGAAAGG GAGAGGCACGCGGAGTTGGTGCGCAGAAACAAAGAAATGAGGGAAGAGCTGACAGCATGA